The Roseofilum capinflatum BLCC-M114 genome contains the following window.
AGCGGGTTACTCCCTATTCCCTGTTCCCTATTCCCTGTTCCCTATTCCCTGTTCCCTGAGTACAGAATCTTTGTGTTCCAACGCTTGAAGCAAGATTTAAAGAATGATTTGATTGCTGGGTTGCTGGTGGTGATCCCCTTGGCAACCACAATCTGGCTCACCATTACGATCGCCAGTTGGGTGGTTAATGTCCTCACTCGGATTCCCAAACAGGTCAACCCGTTTGATGGACTGCATCCGATTTTGGTCTATTTTCTCAATTTGGTGGTGGGATTAGCCGTTCCCTTACTTAGTATCCTTGTGATTGGTCTGATGGCTCGGAATATTGCCGGCCGCTGGTTGCTGGATGTGGGGGAGCGTATTGTGCAGGCCATTCCCTTGGCCGGTTCCGTTTATAAGACCTTAAAGCAATTGCTGGAAACCTTGCTGAAAGATTCTAAAGATAAGTTTCGGCGAGTGGTATTAGTGGAATATCCCCGTGAGGGTCTATGGTCGATGGGGTTTGTGACTGGGCCCCTAAGTCCAGAGTTACGTTCCAAGTTTCCAGAGCCAATGATTAATGTGTTTATCCCCACAACACCCAATCCAACAACGGGATGGTATGCGATCGTGCCAGAGAAGGATGTAATTAATTTAGCGATTTCCATTGAGGATGCCTTTAAGGTGGTGGTTTCGGCAGGCATTGTTAACCCCACGGTGGGATTACTCGCTCCTGCGAAGGGCCAATCAGGATATACACTAGAGGATCGGAAGAATTCGACCGTGACTGAGAATCCGGCGGAAAAACTAGGCCTGGCCGTTTCTTTGAGTCTGGAGGAATCTTCTGAAGTTGAGTAGTGTTAGAGGGCCAATCTTCGGCTTTTAATGGATTATGCAACCGCGCCAAATTGCTCGTGAACTTGCTTTGCTCAGTCTTTCCCAGTTTTCTAATTATCGGGGAAAAGAGGCTCCAGCACTGGAGAAAATGATGTTAGCTGCGGTAAAGATGTTGCAAACGGAGGCTTCAGAATCCTTGGAGGTGGCAGCCGCTCAGTTGCAGCGAGGCAGCGATCGCCTGTTGGAGAGTGAAACCGTAGCGCCTAATATTGCCAGTTCTAGGGCC
Protein-coding sequences here:
- a CDS encoding DUF502 domain-containing protein — encoded protein: MFQRLKQDLKNDLIAGLLVVIPLATTIWLTITIASWVVNVLTRIPKQVNPFDGLHPILVYFLNLVVGLAVPLLSILVIGLMARNIAGRWLLDVGERIVQAIPLAGSVYKTLKQLLETLLKDSKDKFRRVVLVEYPREGLWSMGFVTGPLSPELRSKFPEPMINVFIPTTPNPTTGWYAIVPEKDVINLAISIEDAFKVVVSAGIVNPTVGLLAPAKGQSGYTLEDRKNSTVTENPAEKLGLAVSLSLEESSEVE